In Flammeovirgaceae bacterium 311, one DNA window encodes the following:
- a CDS encoding asparagine synthase (COG0367 Asparagine synthase (glutamine-hydrolyzing)), with amino-acid sequence MCGITGAYAFNEIGRISLIHLGQATDALSFRGPDDRGTHLGHFCGLGHRRLSILDPTPDGHQPMYEESGRYTIVFNGEIYNFQALRQELEARGYTFHSGTDTEVLLKGYKEWGESMLPKLNGFFGFAVYDQEEESLFIARDRMGIKPILWYRDNDRFVFASEMKSLLAYGLPRQLDFETLHLYLQLNYIPAPHSLLKGVHKLLPGHSMFLKGGELTIKEWWQVPYDPQNLNPQKWSYEQQQEKLRELMELSVQRRLIADVPLGSFLSGGIDSSVITALAARHVEKLNTFSIGYKDEPFFDETRYARLVADMHKTEHTVFSLSNHDLYEHLHDVLDYLDEPFADSSAIPVYILSKRTKKIATVALSGDGADELFSGYNKHMAFWRTLNPGMAENAVSALLPLWKALPKSRSGSLSNKFRQFQRFAEGMQLPLKERYWRWATFASSQESLSLLSASSRQQLNQGLYEQYKNDILRYLPKGGGINEILYTDVQLVLPYDMLTKVDLMSMANGLEVRVPFLDHEVVSFAFSLPAESKINRQMKKRIVQDAFRQLLPPELYQRPKHGFEVPLLRWFQTELRSKIESHWLNDEFVEAQGVFDVNAIRALKQQLFSGNPGDAHARIWALIVFQHWWKRVMGEVGVGV; translated from the coding sequence ATGTGTGGGATTACCGGAGCTTACGCTTTTAATGAAATTGGCCGTATCAGCCTGATACACCTGGGCCAGGCAACAGATGCCCTTTCTTTTCGCGGACCCGACGACCGGGGAACGCACCTTGGCCATTTTTGCGGCCTGGGTCACCGCCGTCTCTCTATTCTGGACCCAACACCCGATGGGCACCAGCCAATGTATGAAGAGAGCGGACGCTATACCATTGTCTTCAACGGGGAGATCTACAACTTTCAGGCACTGCGGCAGGAGCTGGAAGCCAGGGGATATACTTTTCACTCCGGCACCGATACAGAAGTGCTGCTGAAAGGCTATAAGGAATGGGGGGAAAGTATGCTGCCCAAACTCAATGGCTTTTTTGGCTTTGCCGTGTACGATCAGGAAGAGGAAAGCCTGTTTATTGCCCGCGACCGCATGGGCATAAAGCCCATTTTGTGGTACCGCGATAACGACCGCTTTGTGTTTGCCTCGGAAATGAAATCGCTGCTGGCCTATGGCCTGCCCCGCCAGCTCGATTTTGAAACACTGCACCTCTACCTGCAGCTGAATTACATACCGGCACCACATAGCCTGCTCAAGGGCGTGCACAAGCTGCTGCCAGGCCATTCCATGTTCCTGAAAGGGGGCGAGCTTACGATAAAAGAATGGTGGCAGGTACCCTATGATCCGCAAAACCTCAACCCCCAAAAATGGAGCTACGAACAGCAGCAGGAAAAACTACGCGAGCTCATGGAGCTATCGGTGCAGCGCCGCCTGATTGCCGATGTGCCCCTGGGATCGTTCTTAAGCGGAGGCATCGACAGCAGCGTTATTACCGCCCTGGCAGCGCGCCATGTGGAAAAGCTCAATACATTCAGCATTGGGTATAAAGACGAACCTTTCTTCGACGAGACACGCTATGCCCGCCTGGTAGCCGATATGCACAAAACCGAGCATACCGTGTTCAGCCTTAGCAATCACGACTTGTACGAGCACCTGCACGATGTGCTCGATTACCTCGATGAGCCCTTTGCTGATTCCTCGGCCATTCCGGTATACATCCTAAGCAAGCGCACCAAAAAAATAGCCACCGTAGCCCTTAGCGGCGATGGAGCCGATGAACTCTTCAGCGGCTACAACAAGCACATGGCCTTCTGGCGTACCCTCAATCCCGGCATGGCCGAGAACGCAGTAAGTGCCCTGTTGCCCCTCTGGAAAGCCCTGCCAAAATCACGCAGCGGCAGTTTATCCAATAAATTCCGGCAGTTTCAGCGTTTTGCCGAGGGCATGCAGCTGCCGCTAAAGGAGCGCTACTGGCGCTGGGCCACCTTTGCCAGCAGCCAGGAGAGCCTAAGCCTGCTATCTGCCAGCAGCAGGCAGCAGCTTAACCAGGGCCTGTACGAGCAGTATAAAAATGATATTCTCCGGTATCTGCCCAAAGGCGGGGGCATCAATGAAATTCTCTATACTGATGTACAATTGGTGCTACCCTATGATATGCTCACCAAAGTAGACCTGATGAGCATGGCCAATGGCCTGGAGGTGCGGGTGCCTTTCCTCGACCATGAGGTGGTAAGCTTTGCTTTTAGCCTGCCTGCCGAAAGTAAGATTAACCGGCAGATGAAAAAGCGCATTGTGCAGGATGCCTTCAGGCAGCTGCTGCCACCAGAACTCTACCAGCGCCCCAAGCACGGCTTTGAGGTGCCCCTGCTCAGGTGGTTCCAGACAGAGCTGCGCAGCAAAATAGAAAGCCATTGGCTGAATGATGAGTTTGTGGAAGCACAGGGCGTTTTTGATGTAAATGCCATTCGTGCCCTGAAGCAGCAGCTCTTCTCCGGTAACCCCGGCGACGCCCACGCCCGCATCTGGGCCCTCATCGTTTTCCAGCACTGGTGGAAAAGGGTAATGGGAGAGGTGGGTGTAGGGGTATAG
- a CDS encoding lipoprotein (COG0791 Cell wall-associated hydrolases (invasion-associated proteins)) has protein sequence MMLLILLASCSSQRVASSSPAGKHKKRTTQRAAAPARTTKRAAAAAPEKSERVVVAARSFLGTPYRYGGIDKKGIDCSGLLVCSFREVDVSLPRTSDQQSGYGKAVSIYELKPGDLVFFSSKKGRGKVSHAGMVTEVRGKDEVMFIHASSSKGVVESNLLSPYYRNIFVKARRPF, from the coding sequence TTGATGCTGCTCATACTACTTGCCTCCTGCAGTAGTCAGCGGGTCGCCAGCTCTTCGCCGGCAGGCAAACATAAAAAGCGTACCACACAGCGCGCTGCTGCCCCTGCCCGTACCACAAAACGTGCCGCAGCTGCTGCACCAGAAAAAAGCGAACGGGTAGTAGTTGCTGCCCGCAGCTTCCTGGGTACCCCCTATCGTTATGGTGGTATCGATAAAAAAGGAATTGACTGCTCCGGCTTGCTGGTGTGTTCTTTTCGCGAGGTTGACGTAAGCCTGCCACGGACATCCGATCAGCAAAGCGGCTACGGAAAGGCGGTAAGCATATATGAATTAAAGCCCGGCGACCTGGTGTTCTTTTCCTCCAAGAAAGGACGAGGCAAGGTATCGCATGCAGGCATGGTCACTGAGGTACGCGGCAAGGATGAGGTGATGTTCATTCATGCCAGCAGCAGTAAGGGAGTGGTGGAAAGCAACCTGTTAAGCCCTTATTATCGAAACATATTTGTAAAAGCGCGTCGGCCATTTTGA